Proteins encoded by one window of Flavobacterium sp. N502540:
- a CDS encoding TonB-dependent receptor, which produces MIICTAVYAQNNGNASFTGYILDDENQPVAGAEIQLQNTAVVVKSNSSGKFVFQNIASGKYQLVVSITGYQIREMAVVVGQNQKEEIVIALKSNSVVLNSVDLFGKTIETKIKEQPFAVSVINTKKLAERDVDLNRLMDGVSGIRVQESGGMGSETNYSINGLSGKAVKFFVDGIPMENFGSSFSINNFSINTLERIEIYKGVTPVSFGADALGGSVNLVTRSRLKNYIDVSQTVGSFNTYRTAVSGKWRNESGFTLQTNSFFNYSDNNYPVWGPTVEVAGENGRPIPGYPRFRRFNDDYKSYTIRADIGFTNVKWADVLLLGFTLADQDRGIQTGRTMAYVYGDVRYNEKFVMPSLRYSKKGFLFSNLDVDLYASINKLRGTTTDTSSYKYNWTGKPIGTVDGELGGIRSGKSIYSFQDRTQLARINFVYHIKENQEVNLNYVFTGTRRKGSDAIAEADWTIPLRQPQDLNKHIAGLSYEISSFEDRWKNIFFTKYFAYEANAVVFDYNGGSSKETFYQNTKDNAWAFGYTSKWLLPKDYTIKFSAENTARLPEAIELLGNGNTIVNAPDLQPERSFNVNASLQKTIRNTVQNVNFGLNVFFRDTKNLIWLTEGDLMGTARYENLGKIRTLGVEVEANYARKQWLETSFNFTYQDIRNMQRFEGNGAPNHVYRDRLRNTPYLMANAEARLFLDEMFQMKSKISFFVSTHYVHQYYLGWPSLGEAREKMYIPTQFVQDAGLGYTFGNGRYSANFACRNILDKQVYDNYLLQKPGRFFSLKLRYFLQ; this is translated from the coding sequence ATGATCATATGTACTGCAGTTTATGCTCAGAATAATGGGAATGCCAGTTTTACAGGTTATATACTTGACGATGAGAATCAGCCTGTTGCCGGTGCCGAAATTCAATTGCAAAATACTGCCGTCGTAGTAAAAAGTAATAGCTCAGGGAAATTTGTTTTTCAAAATATTGCATCAGGAAAATACCAGTTAGTGGTATCGATCACGGGTTATCAAATCCGGGAAATGGCTGTTGTTGTCGGACAGAATCAGAAAGAAGAAATTGTTATAGCGTTAAAATCGAATTCGGTTGTGTTAAATTCTGTTGATTTGTTTGGCAAAACGATTGAAACCAAGATCAAAGAACAGCCGTTTGCCGTTTCTGTTATCAATACAAAAAAACTGGCTGAACGTGATGTCGATTTAAATCGTTTAATGGATGGAGTATCCGGTATTCGCGTACAGGAATCCGGTGGAATGGGCTCTGAAACCAATTATTCGATTAATGGATTATCCGGTAAAGCCGTAAAGTTTTTTGTAGATGGGATTCCGATGGAAAATTTCGGATCATCCTTCAGCATCAATAATTTTTCCATCAATACACTCGAAAGAATCGAAATCTATAAAGGAGTTACTCCGGTGTCCTTTGGTGCCGATGCACTTGGGGGTTCTGTAAATCTGGTAACACGCAGCCGACTTAAAAATTATATCGATGTGTCGCAAACCGTAGGTTCATTTAATACCTATCGTACAGCAGTTTCCGGAAAATGGAGAAATGAATCCGGCTTTACGTTGCAAACCAATTCTTTTTTTAATTATTCCGATAATAATTATCCCGTTTGGGGGCCAACGGTAGAAGTTGCGGGAGAAAACGGAAGACCTATTCCGGGTTATCCAAGATTCAGAAGATTTAATGACGATTATAAGTCGTACACCATTAGAGCTGATATTGGGTTTACCAATGTCAAATGGGCAGATGTCTTGCTGTTAGGTTTTACTTTAGCAGATCAGGACAGAGGAATACAGACCGGAAGAACAATGGCTTATGTGTATGGAGACGTGCGCTATAATGAGAAGTTTGTTATGCCTTCTCTGCGCTATTCTAAGAAAGGATTTTTGTTTTCAAATTTAGATGTAGATCTGTATGCTTCTATAAACAAGTTAAGAGGTACAACTACAGATACCAGTTCTTATAAATACAATTGGACAGGAAAACCTATCGGAACAGTAGATGGAGAATTGGGCGGAATCCGATCAGGAAAATCCATTTATTCGTTTCAGGATCGTACACAGTTGGCCAGAATTAATTTTGTATATCACATAAAAGAGAATCAGGAGGTTAACTTAAATTATGTGTTTACCGGTACCAGAAGAAAAGGCAGTGATGCTATTGCCGAAGCAGATTGGACAATTCCGCTTAGACAACCTCAGGATCTGAATAAACATATCGCAGGTTTATCGTATGAGATTTCTTCATTTGAGGACCGTTGGAAGAACATTTTCTTTACAAAGTATTTTGCTTATGAAGCCAATGCCGTTGTATTTGATTACAATGGCGGGAGTTCTAAGGAAACTTTTTATCAGAATACGAAAGACAATGCATGGGCTTTCGGATACACCTCTAAATGGTTATTACCAAAAGACTATACCATAAAATTTTCTGCCGAAAATACTGCCCGGTTACCTGAAGCCATAGAGCTTCTGGGCAATGGTAATACAATTGTAAATGCACCGGATTTACAGCCTGAAAGAAGTTTCAATGTGAATGCATCCCTTCAGAAAACAATCCGTAATACGGTACAGAATGTAAATTTTGGTCTTAATGTTTTTTTCAGAGACACCAAAAATCTGATTTGGTTAACAGAGGGAGATCTGATGGGAACCGCCCGTTACGAAAATTTAGGAAAAATACGTACGCTTGGGGTTGAGGTTGAAGCCAATTATGCCCGAAAGCAATGGCTTGAAACATCATTCAATTTTACGTATCAGGATATCAGAAACATGCAGCGTTTTGAAGGAAACGGTGCCCCAAATCATGTTTATAGAGACCGATTACGAAATACGCCTTACTTGATGGCAAATGCAGAGGCGAGATTATTCCTGGATGAGATGTTTCAAATGAAATCTAAAATTTCATTTTTTGTTAGCACACATTATGTTCATCAGTATTACTTAGGCTGGCCAAGTCTGGGAGAAGCACGCGAGAAAATGTACATTCCAACCCAGTTCGTTCAGGATGCAGGTCTTGGTTACACTTTTGGAAACGGACGTTACAGTGCCAATTTCGCCTGCCGCAATATTTTAGACAAGCAAGTTTATGACAATTACTTACTGCAAAAGCCGGGAAGGTTTTTCAGTTTGAAACTAAGATATTTTTTACAATAA
- a CDS encoding sodium/sugar symporter, whose translation MNQNLAFADYAVFIIYFIVVSVYGYTVYRKRKQDEQDAKAYFLAEGNLTWWAIGASLIASNISAEQFIGMSGEGFFLGIAVAAYEWIAAISLIVVAVWFIPVYLKNKIYTMPQFLKTRYNDSTALIMAVFWLFLYVFVNLTSILYLGAVAINGMAGGEYLHIIMIGLALFALFISLGGMKVVAYTDVIQVAVLIIGGLVTSYIALTTVGQNFGVGQNAIAGFKVLMREAPEHFKMIIPRPTATSSQLDINKYLTFPGLMSYLAGIWIINLNYWGCNQYITQRALGADLQTARTGILFAGMLKLLMPLIVMLPGIAAYVLYQNGHLPQLVGGKDGAYSAVLTFLPTGLKGLSVAALTAAIVASLAGKVNSISTIYTLDIHKKYIQKEAGEKQQVNIGRIAVFGAMLLAVLFTWNDILGIGGVGGFTYIQKYTGFISPGVFAMFVLGMFWKRTTGAAAVVGVILGFVLSVLFNEYAPALFGNETLLYTAYPNGKGAFEIPFHICMGLSFIFTTLVMVLISFAGPKVNPKAFEIDAEMFKVKPQTTVLIVITLLIIAALYIKFW comes from the coding sequence ATGAACCAGAACCTTGCTTTCGCAGATTATGCGGTTTTTATTATTTACTTCATCGTAGTTTCGGTCTACGGTTATACGGTTTACCGAAAACGTAAACAAGACGAACAGGACGCTAAAGCTTACTTTTTGGCCGAAGGAAACCTGACCTGGTGGGCTATTGGAGCTTCTTTAATTGCTTCAAATATCTCGGCAGAGCAATTTATCGGAATGAGCGGTGAAGGTTTCTTTTTAGGAATTGCCGTTGCGGCTTATGAGTGGATTGCTGCCATAAGTCTTATTGTTGTCGCCGTTTGGTTTATTCCCGTATACCTAAAGAATAAAATCTATACGATGCCACAATTCTTAAAAACACGCTATAATGATTCTACTGCTTTAATCATGGCCGTTTTCTGGTTGTTCTTGTACGTTTTTGTAAACTTAACTTCTATTTTATATTTAGGAGCTGTAGCCATTAACGGTATGGCCGGCGGAGAATATCTGCATATTATCATGATCGGATTGGCATTATTTGCCCTATTCATCTCTCTTGGAGGTATGAAAGTTGTCGCTTATACGGATGTTATTCAGGTTGCGGTTTTAATCATTGGAGGTTTAGTAACCTCGTATATTGCTCTTACGACTGTAGGACAAAATTTTGGAGTAGGACAAAATGCAATTGCGGGTTTCAAAGTTTTAATGAGAGAAGCACCGGAACATTTTAAAATGATTATTCCAAGACCAACTGCGACATCCTCTCAGCTTGACATCAACAAATACCTGACTTTCCCTGGTCTGATGTCTTATCTTGCCGGTATCTGGATCATCAACCTGAATTACTGGGGATGCAACCAATACATTACGCAAAGAGCCTTGGGTGCCGATTTGCAAACTGCACGCACCGGTATTTTGTTTGCCGGTATGCTAAAATTGTTAATGCCCTTAATCGTAATGTTACCTGGTATCGCTGCCTATGTTTTATATCAAAACGGACATTTACCACAATTAGTCGGAGGAAAAGACGGAGCTTATTCAGCTGTACTGACTTTTCTTCCAACCGGATTAAAAGGTCTTTCAGTAGCGGCATTAACCGCAGCAATTGTAGCTTCGTTAGCCGGAAAAGTAAACAGTATCTCGACAATCTACACCCTGGATATTCACAAAAAATACATTCAAAAAGAAGCTGGTGAAAAGCAGCAGGTAAACATAGGAAGAATTGCCGTTTTTGGAGCGATGCTTTTAGCAGTATTATTTACCTGGAATGATATTTTAGGAATTGGAGGTGTTGGCGGATTTACTTATATCCAAAAATACACGGGCTTTATCAGTCCGGGAGTTTTTGCCATGTTCGTTTTAGGAATGTTCTGGAAACGAACTACGGGAGCTGCAGCTGTAGTAGGTGTAATTTTAGGTTTTGTATTATCTGTACTATTCAACGAATATGCGCCTGCCTTATTTGGAAATGAGACTTTATTGTACACCGCTTATCCAAACGGAAAAGGAGCTTTTGAAATCCCTTTTCATATTTGTATGGGATTATCGTTCATCTTTACCACTTTGGTGATGGTTTTAATCAGTTTTGCAGGTCCTAAAGTGAATCCTAAAGCATTCGAAATCGATGCCGAAATGTTTAAAGTAAAACCACAAACGACTGTTTTAATCGTCATTACATTATTGATTATTGCAGCCCTGTACATTAAATTTTGGTAG
- the galK gene encoding galactokinase, with amino-acid sequence MNDILIQNTTAFFEKSFGSAPQKVVLSPGRINIIGEHIDYNDGYVLPAAIDKIICFAFEKNNTNSSKIIAIDLNEAFEIDLTAEILLSEEVWTNYIRGVIKQLQDNDFVFEGFNCVFSSNIPVGSGLSSSAALECGMIFGIASLFDLKIKKADIALLGQKAEHWVGINCGIMDQFSSVHGLENKVIKLDCNTLDFEYHNADFKDYALVLFDSNVKHSLFTSEYNTRRQECEQGLAIIKHHFPQIKSFRDCTEEQLLTLQHQMSATIFKRVHFVVKEIDRVEKACEALDQGNITLLGQLLFEAHYGLSQEYEVSCKELDMLVNTAKTDDFIIGSRLMGGGFGGCTINFIKKGHENEVKNKFSNLYLNTFGIELKFYDVTISNGTRLLL; translated from the coding sequence ATGAATGATATTTTAATACAAAACACAACCGCTTTTTTTGAGAAATCTTTTGGATCGGCTCCGCAAAAAGTGGTGCTCTCTCCCGGAAGGATCAATATTATAGGAGAACATATTGATTACAACGACGGCTATGTTTTACCGGCGGCTATTGACAAGATTATATGTTTTGCTTTTGAAAAGAACAATACCAACAGCTCTAAAATAATAGCCATCGATTTGAACGAAGCCTTTGAAATTGATTTAACTGCAGAAATTCTTTTAAGCGAAGAGGTCTGGACCAATTATATTCGTGGCGTAATCAAACAATTACAGGACAACGATTTTGTGTTTGAAGGTTTCAACTGTGTCTTTAGCAGCAACATCCCGGTAGGTTCCGGTTTATCCTCTTCTGCTGCTTTAGAATGTGGAATGATTTTCGGAATTGCATCGCTTTTCGATTTAAAAATCAAAAAAGCCGACATCGCTTTGTTAGGGCAAAAAGCAGAACACTGGGTAGGGATCAATTGTGGTATTATGGATCAGTTTTCGAGTGTTCATGGTCTTGAAAATAAGGTCATAAAACTAGATTGTAATACCCTTGATTTTGAGTATCACAATGCCGATTTCAAAGATTACGCTCTGGTTTTGTTTGACAGTAATGTAAAACATTCTCTTTTTACCTCTGAATACAATACCAGAAGACAGGAGTGCGAACAAGGGCTGGCGATTATAAAACATCATTTTCCTCAAATAAAAAGTTTTAGAGATTGTACCGAAGAACAGCTTTTGACGCTGCAGCATCAAATGTCAGCAACTATTTTTAAAAGAGTACATTTTGTAGTAAAAGAAATTGATCGTGTTGAAAAGGCTTGTGAAGCATTAGATCAGGGAAATATTACACTTTTGGGACAATTACTTTTCGAAGCCCATTATGGTTTATCGCAAGAATACGAAGTTAGCTGCAAAGAGCTGGATATGCTTGTAAATACGGCAAAAACAGACGACTTTATTATTGGATCACGCCTCATGGGGGGTGGTTTTGGGGGGTGTACCATAAATTTTATAAAAAAAGGGCATGAAAATGAGGTGAAAAATAAGTTTTCAAATCTTTATTTAAATACATTTGGGATTGAATTAAAATTTTATGATGTAACAATCTCTAATGGAACAAGACTACTTCTTTAA
- a CDS encoding DUF4374 domain-containing protein: MKSFLKKTTFMVSAVTVFAAVVSSCSSKSDEVEAETAQHFTIASWTQDLQYIASVPSLAEGSLTFKGKGIEANGSRYIWHKQYVYLMNLPQKKFIQYEMGKDGSLKEKGAILTDGVVPNYFQSLNIVDDNTMLVLGGLDINNGTVGWARIKLSDFTIEAKGTLAVPYDAAKKGVQFSVGRAFVDNGKLILGGYFYDNESKSYTVDGVRALVYDYPAMNNLKVIKSTATEGGVGYDYLNSLDKDEEGNHYFVASAGKFWTGVGGKSGVVRIKKGAADFDKDYFIDVTTPLGKQACLMGINYVGNGIAIGTVQYEELMTSVRDRLKNVGQLVRIDLKNKTVSLINTPLSPVSMVRSPLVYKGKYYTAISPVDAVASIYEVDPATGAFKKGTTLDGGGSVTVNLIAPHPTK, translated from the coding sequence ATGAAATCGTTCTTAAAGAAAACAACATTTATGGTTTCTGCTGTTACTGTATTTGCTGCAGTTGTAAGCTCTTGCAGTTCAAAGTCAGATGAAGTAGAAGCCGAAACGGCACAGCATTTTACAATTGCCAGCTGGACTCAGGATTTGCAATATATCGCATCGGTACCTTCATTAGCAGAAGGATCTTTAACGTTTAAAGGTAAAGGTATTGAGGCTAACGGATCTCGTTATATCTGGCACAAACAGTATGTTTATTTGATGAACCTTCCGCAGAAAAAATTCATCCAATACGAAATGGGTAAAGACGGAAGCTTAAAAGAAAAAGGGGCTATACTTACAGACGGAGTAGTTCCGAATTACTTTCAATCACTGAATATTGTAGACGATAATACCATGTTGGTTCTTGGAGGACTGGATATCAATAATGGTACTGTAGGCTGGGCCAGAATCAAACTAAGTGATTTCACAATTGAAGCAAAAGGAACATTGGCCGTACCATACGACGCTGCTAAAAAAGGAGTTCAGTTTTCTGTTGGAAGAGCATTCGTAGACAACGGAAAGCTTATTCTGGGAGGTTATTTTTACGATAACGAATCAAAATCATATACAGTTGATGGTGTAAGAGCTTTAGTTTATGATTATCCTGCAATGAATAACTTAAAAGTAATCAAAAGTACTGCAACTGAAGGTGGAGTGGGTTATGACTATTTAAATTCATTAGACAAAGACGAAGAAGGAAACCATTACTTTGTAGCGAGTGCCGGTAAATTCTGGACAGGTGTAGGCGGAAAATCAGGAGTGGTACGTATTAAAAAAGGTGCAGCAGATTTTGATAAAGATTATTTTATTGACGTAACAACACCATTAGGAAAACAGGCCTGTTTGATGGGAATTAATTATGTGGGTAACGGAATTGCAATTGGTACCGTTCAATACGAAGAATTAATGACTTCAGTAAGAGACCGTTTAAAAAACGTAGGGCAGTTGGTTAGAATTGATTTGAAAAACAAAACAGTTTCGTTGATTAATACACCTTTAAGCCCGGTTTCAATGGTGCGTTCACCATTGGTATACAAAGGAAAGTATTATACCGCAATTAGTCCTGTTGATGCTGTAGCCTCAATTTACGAAGTTGATCCTGCTACAGGAGCTTTCAAAAAAGGAACTACTTTAGATGGCGGAGGTTCTGTTACAGTTAATTTAATAGCTCCACATCCAACAAAATAA
- a CDS encoding aldose epimerase family protein — translation MKIKQISHLPNTSAMESFGLLPDNEEILSCELCNKNGMKAKIINYGATLTSLIIPVATGGVVDVVLGFDTLESYLASYHLPSAPYFGATVGRYAGRIDKGVFTLNDQTFQLNTNNNGNALHGGNIGFGQKTWNITHITSGDNPSITLSLLSQNLEENYPGALQVDLTYTLTEENELKLEYKATSTEDTIVNLTHHTYFNLDGHDRDLLNQTLFIDSDKMLETDTENIPTGNFIALSDHDFDFRTAKKCPEAIDNSFVIEFGKAVSATLSSVENNLQMKVITDQPSVHIYVGGNCFGSIKGKENTNYHAFSGICFEAQNFPDAPNHKHFPNSVLRKGETYLQKTLYRFENIT, via the coding sequence ATGAAAATAAAACAAATATCACACCTTCCGAATACATCTGCCATGGAATCATTTGGTTTATTGCCCGATAACGAAGAAATTCTTTCTTGTGAATTGTGCAACAAAAACGGAATGAAAGCAAAAATTATCAATTACGGTGCAACACTGACCTCTTTGATAATTCCGGTTGCAACAGGTGGGGTTGTTGATGTTGTTTTAGGTTTCGATACTTTAGAATCTTATCTGGCTTCTTATCATTTACCAAGCGCTCCTTACTTTGGTGCTACCGTTGGGCGTTATGCCGGACGAATCGACAAAGGTGTTTTTACCTTAAACGATCAGACATTTCAATTGAATACCAACAACAATGGTAATGCTTTACATGGCGGGAATATTGGCTTTGGACAAAAAACATGGAACATTACCCATATTACTTCCGGTGATAATCCTTCGATAACTTTAAGTCTGTTGAGCCAGAATTTAGAGGAGAATTATCCGGGAGCTTTACAGGTTGATTTGACTTATACTTTAACCGAAGAAAACGAATTAAAGCTAGAATACAAAGCGACCTCAACTGAAGATACGATCGTGAATCTTACACATCACACTTATTTTAATCTTGACGGACATGATCGGGATTTGTTAAACCAAACACTCTTTATTGATTCTGACAAAATGTTGGAAACGGATACTGAGAATATTCCAACCGGGAATTTCATTGCTCTTTCTGACCATGATTTTGATTTCAGAACGGCTAAAAAATGCCCGGAAGCTATTGACAATTCATTTGTAATTGAGTTCGGAAAAGCGGTTTCCGCCACTTTATCCAGTGTCGAAAACAATTTGCAGATGAAGGTTATTACGGATCAGCCCAGCGTACATATATATGTAGGCGGAAATTGTTTTGGATCTATAAAAGGAAAAGAAAACACTAATTATCACGCATTTAGCGGAATATGTTTTGAAGCACAAAATTTTCCGGATGCCCCTAATCATAAACATTTTCCGAATTCGGTTTTACGAAAAGGGGAAACCTATCTTCAAAAAACCCTTTACAGATTTGAAAACATAACCTAA
- a CDS encoding RNA polymerase sigma-70 factor, producing the protein MEKQYLNINAKNFPEIYDLYWNELFCFCRHHAGDEEAAKEIVQQIFISIWERREQLQIETSVRAYLYGAAKLKIVEYHRKQFTKKKHESTHFAEMNKVSNNTEEHILHKDLLRELQLAISTLPERCRQVYLMSREDGMDNRSIAASLVITEKAVEGNITRALRHIRDHLKVFRSLVIFFTPLCRVSEDLCNYIII; encoded by the coding sequence ATGGAAAAGCAATATCTAAACATTAACGCCAAAAATTTCCCGGAGATTTATGATTTGTACTGGAATGAACTGTTTTGTTTTTGCAGACATCATGCTGGGGACGAAGAAGCAGCAAAGGAAATTGTACAGCAAATTTTTATCAGTATCTGGGAAAGACGGGAACAACTACAAATCGAAACTTCCGTCAGAGCATATCTATACGGTGCTGCAAAACTCAAAATAGTAGAATATCATCGAAAGCAGTTCACTAAAAAGAAGCACGAAAGTACTCATTTTGCCGAAATGAATAAAGTTTCCAACAATACAGAAGAACATATTTTGCATAAAGATTTGCTTCGGGAACTACAGTTGGCCATCAGTACACTTCCGGAACGTTGCAGGCAGGTATATTTAATGAGCAGAGAAGACGGGATGGACAATCGCTCTATTGCCGCTTCGCTTGTTATTACAGAGAAAGCCGTTGAAGGAAATATCACAAGAGCACTTCGGCATATTCGCGACCATTTAAAAGTTTTTCGCAGTTTGGTCATTTTTTTTACTCCCCTATGTAGGGTTAGCGAGGACTTGTGCAACTACATCATTATATAA
- a CDS encoding NUDIX hydrolase, with product MLNSYSSADKVLLAVDCIIFGFDREGLKILLIKRGFEPEKGKWSLMGGLLKQDEVLDNAAIRVLKMYTGLNDVYMEQLYAYSEIDRDPLERTISVSYYALINIEDHNAELIENYHAQWFSVADAPSLIFDHNEMVQQAIRILRYKTSIKPIGFELLPEKFTMRQLLELYEAILSKELDKRNFITKINTMGILNKLDEKDMQSSRKGSYLYTFNKEKYEEKLRNNFVLNL from the coding sequence ATGCTTAACAGTTATAGCTCTGCAGATAAAGTTTTATTAGCAGTAGATTGTATTATTTTTGGGTTTGATCGCGAAGGTTTGAAAATTCTCTTAATCAAAAGAGGCTTCGAGCCTGAAAAAGGAAAATGGTCTTTGATGGGAGGTTTATTAAAGCAAGACGAAGTACTCGACAATGCTGCGATAAGAGTTTTAAAAATGTATACGGGATTAAACGATGTGTATATGGAACAACTTTATGCCTACAGTGAAATTGATCGTGACCCTTTAGAAAGAACCATTTCGGTTTCGTACTATGCTTTGATTAATATTGAAGATCACAATGCCGAACTGATTGAAAATTATCATGCGCAATGGTTTAGTGTGGCCGATGCTCCGAGTTTAATTTTTGATCATAACGAAATGGTGCAGCAAGCGATCAGAATATTACGTTATAAAACTTCGATCAAGCCAATTGGCTTTGAATTACTTCCCGAGAAGTTCACCATGCGCCAATTATTAGAGTTGTACGAAGCTATTTTGAGCAAAGAACTGGACAAGAGAAACTTTATCACTAAGATTAATACGATGGGAATCCTAAACAAACTGGACGAAAAAGACATGCAGTCTTCCCGAAAAGGATCTTATCTCTACACTTTCAATAAAGAAAAATACGAGGAAAAACTTCGCAACAATTTTGTTTTAAACTTGTAA
- a CDS encoding UDP-glucose--hexose-1-phosphate uridylyltransferase: MKNFDINEDPHRRFNPLLNEWILVSPHRAKRPWQGQNETLATETLPKHDPNCYLCPGNVRANGEHNPTYKDSFVFENDFAAMKQDEIIFEEDIKHTFFKTKPEQGISRVVCFSPRHDLTLPEMEIDEIENIVKVWQKEYAELGSIKYINHVQIFENKGSIMGCSNPHPHGQIWAQSSLPTQVEKTQQNLKSYFDKNNRTLLQDYVQAELKTCDRVVIENDDFIALVPFWATWPYETMIVSKRVVNKITDFTEEETNSFAVILKQLTVKYDNLFSTSFPYSSGIHQSPTDGLEHPEWHFHMHFYPPLLRSATVKKFMVGYEMLGESQRDITPERSAEVLRQQSDIHYKSKIK; the protein is encoded by the coding sequence ATGAAAAACTTTGACATCAACGAAGATCCGCACAGACGTTTCAATCCATTACTAAACGAATGGATTCTGGTATCTCCTCATCGAGCCAAACGTCCGTGGCAAGGGCAAAACGAGACTCTTGCAACTGAAACCCTTCCAAAGCACGACCCAAACTGTTATCTCTGTCCGGGTAACGTTCGCGCCAATGGAGAACACAATCCGACCTACAAAGACAGCTTTGTCTTTGAAAATGATTTCGCCGCAATGAAGCAGGACGAAATTATATTTGAAGAAGACATCAAGCATACTTTTTTTAAAACAAAACCCGAACAGGGAATTTCAAGAGTAGTCTGTTTTTCACCAAGACATGATCTTACTTTACCGGAGATGGAAATTGACGAAATTGAGAACATTGTAAAAGTTTGGCAAAAAGAATACGCTGAACTGGGAAGCATCAAATACATCAATCACGTTCAGATTTTTGAAAACAAAGGAAGTATTATGGGCTGCAGTAATCCGCATCCGCATGGTCAGATCTGGGCACAGTCGTCACTTCCAACTCAGGTTGAAAAAACACAACAAAATCTGAAATCTTATTTTGATAAGAACAACCGAACGCTTCTTCAGGATTATGTTCAGGCAGAATTAAAAACGTGTGATCGTGTAGTAATCGAAAACGATGATTTTATTGCTTTAGTTCCGTTTTGGGCAACCTGGCCGTATGAAACAATGATTGTAAGCAAAAGAGTTGTAAATAAAATTACTGATTTTACGGAAGAAGAAACCAATTCCTTTGCCGTAATTTTAAAACAACTCACTGTCAAATACGATAATTTATTCAGTACTTCTTTTCCGTATTCATCAGGAATCCATCAATCACCTACAGATGGTTTAGAACACCCGGAATGGCATTTCCACATGCATTTCTATCCGCCTTTGTTGCGATCAGCCACAGTAAAGAAATTTATGGTGGGTTATGAAATGTTAGGCGAATCTCAAAGAGACATTACCCCTGAAAGAAGTGCCGAAGTTTTAAGACAGCAATCAGACATTCATTACAAATCAAAAATAAAATAA
- a CDS encoding GntR family transcriptional regulator, with protein MNIISIQSNIGLPKYRQIILSVEKAIEEEKLVKGDRLPSVNKVCLAFSLSRDTVLLGYDELKKRGIIYAIPGKGYYVKSVEINIKQKIFLLFDELNSFKEDIYNSFIQNIGKNVQVDIFFHHFNVQVFQKLITDSNGNYTKYIIMPTNLTDVTEAIKNLPVGEVIILDQTNPDLKLYPAVYQNHEKDIFEGLVNGKSRMDKYKKLILIFPGFREPLGMKTGFIAFCTKYDFKFDVITEFTNGEINAGDLYIIPNDRDLVRVIENAQSQSLKLGTDFGIISYNETPLKKIVANGIATISTDFEMMGEILADMVLLGHKQQIENKSSLLIRNSL; from the coding sequence ATGAATATAATTTCTATCCAAAGTAATATTGGTTTGCCAAAATACAGGCAGATTATTCTCTCTGTAGAAAAAGCAATTGAGGAAGAAAAACTGGTAAAAGGCGATCGGCTTCCGTCTGTTAATAAAGTTTGTCTGGCATTTTCGCTGTCACGTGATACGGTATTGTTGGGATATGACGAGCTTAAAAAAAGAGGTATTATTTACGCCATTCCGGGTAAAGGGTATTATGTTAAAAGCGTTGAAATCAATATCAAACAAAAGATTTTTTTACTTTTTGATGAGTTAAACAGTTTCAAAGAAGACATCTATAATTCGTTTATACAGAATATTGGAAAGAACGTTCAGGTTGATATTTTCTTTCATCACTTTAATGTTCAGGTATTTCAAAAACTCATTACCGACAGTAATGGAAATTACACCAAGTACATTATTATGCCTACCAATTTAACAGATGTGACGGAGGCGATAAAAAACCTACCAGTAGGGGAGGTTATCATATTGGATCAGACCAATCCGGATTTGAAATTGTATCCGGCAGTTTATCAAAATCACGAAAAAGATATTTTTGAAGGTTTAGTTAACGGGAAATCACGAATGGATAAGTACAAAAAGCTTATTTTGATTTTTCCGGGATTTAGAGAACCATTGGGAATGAAAACCGGTTTTATTGCTTTTTGTACAAAGTATGATTTTAAGTTTGATGTCATCACAGAATTTACAAACGGAGAAATCAATGCAGGTGATTTGTACATTATACCAAACGATCGTGATCTGGTTCGCGTTATTGAAAATGCCCAATCGCAAAGCCTTAAACTCGGAACGGATTTCGGAATTATTTCTTATAACGAAACTCCTTTGAAAAAGATTGTTGCTAACGGCATTGCCACCATTTCGACCGATTTTGAAATGATGGGAGAAATTTTAGCCGATATGGTGCTTCTCGGACACAAGCAGCAAATAGAAAATAAATCATCTCTTTTGATTCGAAACTCATTATAA